The genomic segment ATTACTAGGTTATTCTACGAGATCAAGAAATGCCGAGAAAAATTCCATTGACGAGATGGCCAAGAAGTTTTTTGATGGGAAGAATGGCTTGCGCTTGGTTTTGTTGGAGACGTTAGAAAAGCTTCGTTCCTTCACGGGAGAGATTGATATGATCTGCGAGAAACTTGGTAGAGAAGATCTTCAATCGCAGAATGCTTCGTTTAGCATTTCACAGCCTATGACGTATTGTCCTCCTTATTTTCCTTTAtcgaaaggaagaaaaagaaataaaggaagaagaaagtgtCATCGTAAGAAGACAAGCACCACGTCCATTGCCAATTGACAACGCGATTGACAAATTCTTGGAGAAGAGGAACTACATCTAcatgaagaaagaaggaaagaagcAATGCTTTTGAAGTTTTCTGAATATCGAACTTAACTTTTTCTACACACAGACAGACTACTTTTCCTTCCTGGAAAATGCATAATGACACAGACTACGTGTGTCTTCTGTAACGCATGATGAGCCTACAAAATGTTCTATTGAAAATTAAAAGTCAGGCAAGAGTAACTCCTTGGAGAATACTAAGCTATGCTGCTGATGTTCTACAACTACAATGTGATTGCATACAGCAATGCTCCTTTATTTTGAGGGGGCTGACTTCATATGAATCAGGAATGGATATCTGCCTGTTTTCCTTCTCCTCAAAAGTTAAAAGaaccatttcttcttcttttgatttctgtggataaaggaaaagcaaaagcaCCATTTCTCGCAGTTGGATGTGAAAAGCTAAAATGAAGCATTTTGCATTAGAATATCTTCTCTACCAAATTTTCTCACATATCATATCAATCTCTCCTGCTGTGATGGCATGAAACCCTCCTAACGCCTCCAACAAAACCAAGAATGGAATGCTTCTTGACCTTTCCTGATCTGGTAGAATAACCCCAGAATACATCTTTGAACTTTCAAAAACTCGAGATGAGACGGTCTTTTGTCAAACAGCTTGCAGCatcaagtgtttttttttttttgaacgacATCCCTCATGCTTTTGACCAATTCAGGTGAACATTCGCACTGCAATTCTCTCAAGCAACATCCAAAAAAACTGGCGTACAAGTTACAGCTGATTCACTATCCATTTCATTGAAAAAGATGATGGTCGCCTTGAGTTCATGACTAGCCTGAAGAAGCATAGCTCTTGCTGCCACACGAGACGGTAGTAACACTACTAAAATGTTGGGTAAATCACCCCAGGCGTTGTACAAGTCAGTGTCATTAAAAATGCTTCACTTTCAATAAGTTActtctcaaccaaaaaaaaaaaatcaataaattataatattatatatataagataTATAATATAATGATAATTTTGTTACGTGAGTTTATCCCATTTTTTTGGTTATGGCATGTTGTTAAATAATAATTGACCGAGAATTTATGTAATATCCAATATAAAAAAACAGATCCATGagattaaaataatttttaaattttatctcaTGTTAAATTTTTTGCTAAATCTATTATCATTAGTgttatacatatataaaaataaagTCACGTAAAAAGTAAAGTAAAAGTGGGGATTGGGGCACCAGTGGCGTGGCGGGTGGAGCGGCAGACGGAGGAATTTTTTAGGTAATAGAACGGGTCCCAGCCACGCAGACGCTTTCCTGTTTTGATTGAAGCTAAAAAGTGCGCCTAAATGCTAAATTCCCCGGTAAACCGGGGCTAAAGTTGTAATGTGAATATGGCTCTTTGCGGACTGAAGTTTGAATAGAGTTGACCAGCGGGCTCCAAAGAAAACCTCCCCGCTTTCATGGTTTCTAATCTTGTCTACTACCGGTAGTAAATTTTCCGATCAGCCGCGACCAGCAAGCTTCTTCTACTTCAAAATTGAACTATTGGTACGATCTTTTTTTGCTTTTAGTAATTCTTTGATCTTACTCTTTGgatttcttctttcttgaaaTCAGATAACTAATGGAGCTTTTCCATCCTGTTGATCAGAGATGGCGACTTATGCTGCACTGGCTTCTCTTCTGCAAACGCTGGATTATCTACTGAAGTTCCCGTTGTTGATCCTCGAAGTTAAGAAAATGAAAGCCGAAGCTCTCAAACCAAAACTCGATGAATTCTTATTGCTTTTGACGGCAGGAGAACCCTCTGCAgtgtcgagctcgagctcgggcTCTCGTCTGTGGGAGCTAATTGAAGAAACTGATCGATCTCTGCAATCGTCAGTAGAAGATTTTATTGAGGCACTTGGGAGGTCTCATTCAGCTGATACTTTGGAGATCAGACAAAGATTGCTACTATACTTTACTAGTAGTACAaagccaaaatttgaacttCTTGCGGAGGGAAAGCCTCAGATATTCAAGGAGATCACATCCTTGGAGGAAAATTTGAGGAAATTTCTCCACAGCACTGTCCAAGACTGCTTGTCTGGCAGGCCTAACCATTTCTTGTACCGATATGGCCATGTGGAAGAGGATCTAAATCCTCGAGAATTGCCAGATTTTTTTATACAAATTGTATATTCTCAAGTAGACAGTGAAACACCAGTAGTTGATTCCCCGTTCTCCTCACCAAGCAGTGAGACTGATGACCCCTACGTCGGCAAACTTGACTCGACCGTACAACATTCAAATGGAACCATCTCCTTTCCAGACCTTGAACAGCTGTTGTCGTTGGCATTTCGCCAGAGCCGACTTCCAGTAATTGTTAACAAGATGGGACATTTGTGGAGAACCTGTCGTCGGGTCGATGACAGCATCACTAGCTTCTCGAAAGCCACTTCCGATTTAACAACTCTCCACCAGGATATTCGGTTCTTGCTAACCTTTCTTAAGGAGGATTCTTCTAATAAATTCTGCCCTCATCATGAATTGCTGAAATGTATGAAAGATGTTGCAGATAGAGCAAGGGTTCCTGTCGAACAATGTAGGGTAGACTACCAAATCGAGTCCATTATGACGTACCCCTTTTGCTTATTGGCTGGGATTCCTGCAAAATTACAAGATTCTGGAAAGATTCTTGAGTGTGCAGTGGACAGGATTTTCTACGGAAAGAAGGGCATTTCCCAATATTTGGTGCAGGCATCAATGCAGATTCAACCCATTAAAGAAATGATTACAAAGATAAATGATGAGAGTTCAAGTGCGCACACATCAATTGGCAGCATGTCTCTACGCCATTCAAATAAGGACGACATTGTGGTGGGTCTTGATGATGAACTGGTTAGCCTCCTGGAGGGACTCACCAGAGTGCCATCAGGGCTAGAAATTGTGACCATTTTAGGGATGGGCGGCATTGGTAAGACAACTCTTGCTCGAAAAGCTTTTCGTCATTCTTACACTGAATATCACTTCTATTGCCGTGCATGGATCACAGTTTcccaagtatatcaagtcagaGATTTGTTACTGGGCCTTTTGGGCTGTCTTGGTCACTCCACTGATAAATTGGTAGAGAAAAACGACGCTCAATTAGCTGAAGTTGTGTACAGAAGTTTGAAAGGTAAGAGGTACTTGATTGTTATGGATGACATATGGAGTATCGATGCTTGGAATGATGTCAAAAGATGCTTTCCTGATGACAAAACTGGTAGTAGAATCTTATTAACCAGCCGCGTTACAGAGTTGGCTAGCTACGTCAATGCAAAGAAGCCTCCTCATTGTATGAGTCTTCTGGATACTGAGCAGAGTTGGGAACTGTTGGAGAAGCTTGTATTTGGGATAGCAAGTTGCCCACCTGAATTGGAGAAATGTGGAAAGCTTATAGCTAAACGATGCCAAGGACTACCACTAGCAATTGTTGTAATGGCTGGTGTACTTTCACGTGTcgtcaagacatatgactgttGGAATAATTTTGCAGAGAAGGTATGCGCAATCATCTCCACTAATCCAGAAGAATGCCTGGATATACTTGCTTTGAGTTACAATTATTTGCCCCATCATCTCAAAGCCTGCTTCCTCCATATGGCGGCTTTCCCTGAAGACTGTgaaatagaagttcaaaagTTGATTAATCTATGGGCTGCAGAGGGATTCTCGGATCCCCAATCTTCAGAAAATCTAGAACAGGTGGCAGAGGAGTATTTGGAAGACCTTATTGGTAGAAACTTAGTTTTCATTGAAAAGGAGTGTTTTGGAGGAAAAGTCAAGACCTGTCGTCTCCATGATTTCTTACGTGAATTATGCTTGAGAGAAGCACAGAAAGAGGACTTCATGCATGTGATACAAAAGAGAGGTACCAAACGCTCTCGAGTAGGCTTGCGTAATCAGCATCGCCTCAGTTTCCATTTGGATCCTTACAGTGATGTGGCTGCGGCACCTGGAATCCCACACGTCTCGTCTTTTATGTGTTTCACATTGGGTACTAATATTGTTCCGAATATTCTGTTCTTTCAATTAGGCTTTAAGGTGCTTAGAGTATTAGACATATTCTTTCTGCATTTTGATTACTTCCCTGCCCGAATACTAAAACTGATTCATTTGAGGTATCTTGCGCTGAGTGCTACTTATGAGCTTCCTGCATCAGTATCACAACTAAGGAATCTCCAAACGTTGGTGATTCATGGTCCATGGCACTGCCGGGAGTCTGGCAGTAGCCCAACATTGTTACTGGAGTTTTGGAGTATGCCTTCATTGAGGCATCTCCAGTATAGTGTGACCATTTATTTGAAGAATCCTCCTGGAGCTAATAGTGAACTCCCTCAGCTATTTGTTTCAAAAAACCTACAAACTCTCTCTACCATCAAAATTTCATGCTGCACAAAGGAAGTTTTCAGTGTCATGCCCCATCTCAAGAAACTTGAAATTTGTGAGACAGAAGAAGACTGCGGCATATGTGAGCCATCTGTATTACTTGGGAATCTACAGTACTTGAAAGAGCTTGAAACACTTGAGTGTTGCTTCTACAAACAAAGAGTAGAAGCGCGGCAAATATCATTTTTTTCTGCCCTGCCATGTTCTCTTAGGCAATTGAGTTTAAGTTGGAGTTATTTGCCATGGGAAGACACGAGCTTGATTGGCATGTTACCCAGACTTGAGGTGCTCAAACTCAAACATTTTGCTTTCCATGGACCTAAATGGGAGCCAAAGACTAAAGGTTTTTGTCGTCTGACACGCTTGCTGATTGAGAACACTGATTTGGTCCATTGGGAAGCCACAGTTCATCACTTTCCACGCCTTCAATATCTAGTTCTGAAGTCCTGCAAGCTCTTGGAGGAGATCCCTTTTGATGTGGAGGAAATTGGTACCCTGCAGCGAATTGAGCTGCATCACTGTAACAAAACTACCGAGATATTAGCTAGAGAAATTCAAGAACAGGTTGAAGGCATCGAAGTTGTTATTAGAAGTGAGCGGTAAGTGAAAATTCTCGTCTAATTTCCTTGACTTCCTATGAACATCGGTGCAAATGGATGCAATTTCATTTGAGTAGCGTTGTGCTGTCTTTCCCTGCACCTGTTGTTGTTAATTGACAAACTGTTATACGTCTTCGATTGGTTTATGAAGCTACTTATTTCCTTCTGGTGTCTGTGACAGGAATCCAGACCGTGCATAAGAAGAAAATTCAGTTCCTCTTTTGAGGTGGACTTCCCACTCCATCTCAACTTCTCTGCTGCTCTCTTCTCTTCTACAAGCCATTGTGTAAGCATTTAACAATGCATTGAATGCGCAGTCTCTGATTAATTTATGTGCATGGGGAAATTTAGAATTGTGTATGATCTTGGTCAGCAGCTGACAAATTGCTTCCattcttcattatattttttctttcagtATTACTACGTTTGTGTCTCTCAATTTATCAATTTTACTGAGAAGAAACTAGTTTCATTATGATTATCATGGATGATATGAGGTCCTTTCACAATATATTTGCTTGATGATCTTCTTGTGCATGCTCTTCCTTAGGTCTTGGTAGCCCCATGTGGGATTTAGGCAGTCTTTGCTTCAAGCTTTTACTAGAGTGAGAACGAATATTGAGGATGATATACAGTTTCTCAATTtcatagcttttttttttttttttcaatccaaTTTCATAGCTCTTACTTATCCTAGGAATACTACTAATCACAAGGCAAACATGCGCAACAGCCAAGGCGCTGTAACATGTTCATcctatgaaagacgaacaaaaCTCTTTTAGCTGCTCAAGTCAAGCCTAATGGCAAGTTCGCGGCTGCCTGTTGAGAGATGCAATAGCGGCTAAAATTCCTCTAAATTCAATGGAGATAATATCATTGTGGTTTTTTAAGCTTTCGGGTATAGAGAGGCACCTAGCCACAACCCATTTACTATAGGAAAAATCAGTGGCCATGATTAATACAAATCCCAACGACACATTGAAATTCCTGAATCCGAAAATGCAATGGTGTACTGAAAACTCTAAAGCTGGGGTTCAAGCTGGCAATGGACACAACCAGCAGTTGTAGCTTGAGTAGAAAACGGAGGTCAGGCGTAAAATGCGTGAACCATTGGAGACATTGAAAGAGATAGAATGGCAGAGACATGTTGCAGAATTAAAAGAAACAGATGTTACAGAGTGCAAGACTCTTGAATCTTCTGCAACTGCAAATTAGTTAAAatcttctttcctttgcctTGGAGGCAGTTTGGGTAGGTCTAGTTTTTCCATCGTACCACCAGGAAACGAAGCTTCAATACTCTTGCATATCTCTTCCTGTCTATGTTTTTGGGGACGAGGAGTAGGCAAAAGGTTTAAGATGGAGGGGGCATTGGCACAGAAACAAACATCAACATCATGAATAACATTGTCCAAGCTTATAGTAAAATGAATCTACCGCAGgaacaagaaaaaataaatccattttttttCGTATTGGAACTTGGAATCCTccaacaaaaaggaaaatttacaCGAAAGAAGACGAAGCCACCAAacaaatacaacaaacaagcTCTTGCGGTAACTAGCTGAGAAGTACAAAAACGAGATCACTTCTCGTAGTGATCTCCCTATAAATAACAACAAAAACCCACTTAATTTTGTGGAACCTCGGTTTTAAAGAGGTTATAATCACTGTCTAGTTGTTAGCTTGTCAGGAGTTGCCAAAGGAATAAAAGTTCTTTGGTTAGATGTATTTTGAGATTGATCTGAAACACTGCTCTTAGCTTCATTTCCTGCAGTACTATTCTGGGAATCAATATTGCTATCAGGTTTAGGTTGTGCTTTTGAACGCCTCTCTGCTGGAGGAATAGCACTCTGCAAAAATCTATGTATCATTTCATAAGATGTAAAAGTAATAACCGCAGATGGAGTTGTTCTCAAAAGATTAGTTGCACAGCCACGGTAAAACCCAGGAAGACCCTCTCTAAGGAAAATCTTCTTAATGCAATCTATAACACCTGCATAATGGATCTCAGGGTTCCTTAGTCGGCCTTGCTCTTGCAGCCTGGAACGCACAACCTGGTGTACACAACAATCAGACATTCTGATGGGTATCAACAATGAGATTGTAGCCAAGTGAGAAAAAGGCATTTT from the Coffea arabica cultivar ET-39 chromosome 11e, Coffea Arabica ET-39 HiFi, whole genome shotgun sequence genome contains:
- the LOC113718035 gene encoding putative late blight resistance protein homolog R1A-3, whose protein sequence is MATYAALASLLQTLDYLLKFPLLILEVKKMKAEALKPKLDEFLLLLTAGEPSAVSSSSSGSRLWELIEETDRSLQSSVEDFIEALGRSHSADTLEIRQRLLLYFTSSTKPKFELLAEGKPQIFKEITSLEENLRKFLHSTVQDCLSGRPNHFLYRYGHVEEDLNPRELPDFFIQIVYSQVDSETPVVDSPFSSPSSETDDPYVGKLDSTVQHSNGTISFPDLEQLLSLAFRQSRLPVIVNKMGHLWRTCRRVDDSITSFSKATSDLTTLHQDIRFLLTFLKEDSSNKFCPHHELLKCMKDVADRARVPVEQCRVDYQIESIMTYPFCLLAGIPAKLQDSGKILECAVDRIFYGKKGISQYLVQASMQIQPIKEMITKINDESSSAHTSIGSMSLRHSNKDDIVVGLDDELVSLLEGLTRVPSGLEIVTILGMGGIGKTTLARKAFRHSYTEYHFYCRAWITVSQVYQVRDLLLGLLGCLGHSTDKLVEKNDAQLAEVVYRSLKGKRYLIVMDDIWSIDAWNDVKRCFPDDKTGSRILLTSRVTELASYVNAKKPPHCMSLLDTEQSWELLEKLVFGIASCPPELEKCGKLIAKRCQGLPLAIVVMAGVLSRVVKTYDCWNNFAEKVCAIISTNPEECLDILALSYNYLPHHLKACFLHMAAFPEDCEIEVQKLINLWAAEGFSDPQSSENLEQVAEEYLEDLIGRNLVFIEKECFGGKVKTCRLHDFLRELCLREAQKEDFMHVIQKRGTKRSRVGLRNQHRLSFHLDPYSDVAAAPGIPHVSSFMCFTLGTNIVPNILFFQLGFKVLRVLDIFFLHFDYFPARILKLIHLRYLALSATYELPASVSQLRNLQTLVIHGPWHCRESGSSPTLLLEFWSMPSLRHLQYSVTIYLKNPPGANSELPQLFVSKNLQTLSTIKISCCTKEVFSVMPHLKKLEICETEEDCGICEPSVLLGNLQYLKELETLECCFYKQRVEARQISFFSALPCSLRQLSLSWSYLPWEDTSLIGMLPRLEVLKLKHFAFHGPKWEPKTKGFCRLTRLLIENTDLVHWEATVHHFPRLQYLVLKSCKLLEEIPFDVEEIGTLQRIELHHCNKTTEILAREIQEQVEGIEVVIRSERNPDRA